Genomic window (Sulfurimonas sp.):
TTTGTTCAGTTGTTACAGCTATCGCTCCTACTTTTGGTGCTATAAACCTAGAAGATATAAAAGCTCCAGAGTGTTTTGAAATAGAGCGTCGTCTTGTTGAAGAATTAGATATCCCTGTTATGCATGATGACCAACATGGAACAGCAGTTATCTCAGCAGCGGCGATTATAAATGCTTGTGAAGTAACACATAGAAAACTAGAAAATTTAAAAATCGTAGTTGTTGGTGCAGGTGCAGCAGCAATCTCTTGTGCAAGACTTTACCGAAGCTTGGGAGTTAGAGAAATATATATGCTTGACTCCAAAGGTGTTATTCATAATGGAAGAAGTGATTTAAATGATTTTAAAAGAGAGTTTTGTGCTTCTGGTTATATGACTCACTCTGAAGTTTTTGAGTCTGCTGATGTTGTCGTAGGACTTTCTCGTCCTGGCTCATTTACAATAGAAGATATTAAAAGTATGGCAAATGAACCAATCGTTTTTACTTTGGCAAACCCAGTTCCAGAAGTTTTTCCTGATGATGTTATAAAAGCAAGACCAGATGCACTTGTTGCAACAGGAAGAAGTGATTTTGACAATCAAGTTAACAATGTTTTAGGTTTCCCATTTATCTTTAGGGGGGCTATGGATGTTCGTGCTACAAAGATTAACCTTGAGATGAAAATTGCGGCGGCAAAAGCCTTAGCTGACCTTGCTAGAAAAGAAGTATCAAAAGAGATAAAAGAACTTTACTCAAGTGAAATAAAATTTGGTAAAAACTATCTTATTCCTTCTCCTTTTGACAAAAGACTTATAGTTGAGATTTCTAGTGCTGTTGCACAAGCTGCTGTTGATAGTGGTGTTGCACAAGTAAAAGATTTTGAGTTAAAAGCTTATAAAAAAGAGTTGTCTAAGATATTAAAATAATCTAGATAATTACTTTGTCATCCTCTAGAGGCTTTTCTATTGGTTGACCAAAATAGAATCCTTGTGCATACTCTACACCAACTTTTTTTAGTAGTTGTGCTACCTCTTTTGTTTCAACATATTCAGCAACATTTTTCATATTCATTCCATTTGAAAATTTATGAATACTTGTGAGCATATGGAGTTTTTTATTATCTGTTTCTATTTCTTTAACTATGGAACCATCAATTTTTATTATATCTATGTCCAAACTTGAAAAGTATGAAAAGTTAGAGTAGCCTGCACCAAAATCATCTATAAGAATTTTTGAGCCAAAAATATGGAGTTTGTTTATGAACTCCTGAACAATTTCCAAGTTTTGAAGGTTTTCTGATTCTAGCAATTCAAAGTCTATTCTTTTTGCTACATCAGTGTTGGTATCTAGAGTTTCAAACAACATATGAGTAAGTTTGGCATCTAGTATATCTATCATAGAAATATTTATTGAAAATCTATATTGAGGAAATTCTTGTGCTATTTTTAAAGTTTTTTCTATCATTGTTTGAGTTATATAACGATAGTAAGAACTTTTTTTAGCAATATCTAAAAACTTACATGGTGGCAAAAAAGTTCCATCTTTAAGTTTTAGTCTAACTAGAGCTTCATACTTTTCTATTTTAGATGTGTTTAGGTTTATTATTGGTTGAAAAAATGGAACTATTCTATCGTTTTGTACAGCACTCTTTATCTGTTCAATCGTATTCATATTCTTTTTAACATCTGTTTTAAGGTTAAGAGTATCCTTGTATTCTAAAACTCTTTTTGTGTGATCCTTTTTAAGTAGTTTTAGAGCAAGGTCAGTATTCTCTAAAATAGGAACTACCGAGTTACTTGCAATACTAACTAGTAGATTCAAAGTTAAATCATAAGCTATAAAGCTATAGTTGGATATCTTATTTTCCAATGCTTTGGCAATTTTATATGCTTTTTTATTTGAAATTTTATCAAATAATATTCCAAATTCATCACCACCAATACGATAGATATAAGTATTTGAACGACCTGAAAACTCATCTTTTAAAATTTGTGCTAATTTTTGCAGTACTAGATTGCCTACATCATTTCCATATATATCATTAATATATTTAAAATCGTCAATATTAATAATTAAAAGATGTGGTTCTCTAATTGTTTTAAGGTGAATCTCAAATGCTCTTCTATTATTAAGCCCAGTTAATTGGTCATATACAAGAGAATGTTCTAATGAAGATTTAGTCTTAAGAAGTTTTTTGTTTTCTCTCAGATACTTGATAAAAAGGAGAATAATAAGAAAAAGAGAAAAGACAAATAGACTAAATAATATAAATGCAAATTTATCAAGTGCTTGGAAGTCATTCAAAGCCTTAGTTGAGAAGTCTTTTTTTAATTCCTCTATATGTTTGTGAATATTATTATTAAGAATAGTTTTTGTGGTTTGTAAATATATTGGATATCTGTTTATAAGGTATTTAGAGTGAATGTTGAAGTTATAAAGAAAGATTTGAGTTTTAGCATCTCTAGCGTTAGATTTTAGTAAAAAACTAGTATTATTAAAATAGTCACTATCTTGCATTCTTTTTGCATCGTTGAAGTGCTTTAAAATTTTTATAGCATTTATGAAAAGA
Coding sequences:
- a CDS encoding malic enzyme-like NAD(P)-binding protein, whose translation is MSKTPTTDQEALDYHEFPQPGKISVETTKPVATQRDLSLAYTPGVAVPCLEIEKNPENAYRYTAKKNLVAVITNGTAVLGLGNIGALASKPVMEGKAILFKSFAGLDCFDIEVDSESVDRFCSVVTAIAPTFGAINLEDIKAPECFEIERRLVEELDIPVMHDDQHGTAVISAAAIINACEVTHRKLENLKIVVVGAGAAAISCARLYRSLGVREIYMLDSKGVIHNGRSDLNDFKREFCASGYMTHSEVFESADVVVGLSRPGSFTIEDIKSMANEPIVFTLANPVPEVFPDDVIKARPDALVATGRSDFDNQVNNVLGFPFIFRGAMDVRATKINLEMKIAAAKALADLARKEVSKEIKELYSSEIKFGKNYLIPSPFDKRLIVEISSAVAQAAVDSGVAQVKDFELKAYKKELSKILK
- a CDS encoding EAL domain-containing protein, with translation MFLVLGLGIISSIAIIYFYIIQKNFTKQHREFILSVSVLENAHIDLEHQILKSSIYAYHNQDEMAATIRRVEQNYENLIDSEILKDTTYIQTKRDLQLLQKEISLNLQNIEEYIMLNAGIKNSLVFLSRYIDEATFLKNEDRNLFINAIKILKHFNDAKRMQDSDYFNNTSFLLKSNARDAKTQIFLYNFNIHSKYLINRYPIYLQTTKTILNNNIHKHIEELKKDFSTKALNDFQALDKFAFILFSLFVFSLFLIILLFIKYLRENKKLLKTKSSLEHSLVYDQLTGLNNRRAFEIHLKTIREPHLLIINIDDFKYINDIYGNDVGNLVLQKLAQILKDEFSGRSNTYIYRIGGDEFGILFDKISNKKAYKIAKALENKISNYSFIAYDLTLNLLVSIASNSVVPILENTDLALKLLKKDHTKRVLEYKDTLNLKTDVKKNMNTIEQIKSAVQNDRIVPFFQPIINLNTSKIEKYEALVRLKLKDGTFLPPCKFLDIAKKSSYYRYITQTMIEKTLKIAQEFPQYRFSINISMIDILDAKLTHMLFETLDTNTDVAKRIDFELLESENLQNLEIVQEFINKLHIFGSKILIDDFGAGYSNFSYFSSLDIDIIKIDGSIVKEIETDNKKLHMLTSIHKFSNGMNMKNVAEYVETKEVAQLLKKVGVEYAQGFYFGQPIEKPLEDDKVII